The Caretta caretta isolate rCarCar2 chromosome 5, rCarCar1.hap1, whole genome shotgun sequence genome contains a region encoding:
- the PHF24 gene encoding PHD finger protein 24 isoform X2, with amino-acid sequence MGVLMSRRQTVEQVQKVSLAVSAFKDGLRERPSTKRKAEAWGGRRGTLEHEVREVQEEEEEKPEAAGPSQTQREESHANRAAWERLRDGRGVEPEEFDRANRFTPPAFVRPTRELHDDEPLEISLEQREQVSSDEMCEICEVWTAESLFPCRVCTRVYHDGCLRRMGFLHNSSAVEVTETAHTETGWSCYYCDNLNLLLTEEEMYSLMETFQQCKIIPETCLMQDRFLHYKHLVHQRHLDRPMSEEQEERAALQFSALDPDKKGHVEWPDFLSHESIVLLQKLRPQNSLLRLLTAKERERARATFLPLNQDGQGLISEGECRKAQHAWFRKHQKEAPSCNVSISHVGPMSESSPASSGSSQSQEKTLLGTEQEESRLVDWPTFLKESVIYILAARPNSAAIHLKPLA; translated from the exons ATGGGGGTGCTGATGTCCCGGCGCCAGACGGTGGAGCAGGTGCAGAAGGTCAGCCTGGCCGTCTCCGCTTTCAAGGACGGGCTGCGGGAGCGGCCCTCCACCAAGCGCAAGGCGGAGGCGTGGGGCGGGCGCCGGGGGACACTGGAGCACGAGGTGCGggaggtgcaggaggaggaggaagagaagccgGAGGCCGCTGGCCCCTCGCAGACGCAGCGGGAGGAGAGCCATGCCAACCGGGCGGCCTGGGAACGGCTGCGGGACGGACGGGGCGTGGAGCCAGAGGAGTTCGACCGCGCCAACCGCTTCACACCGCCGGCCTTCGTCCGGCCCACGCGCGAGCTGCACGATGACGAGCCGCTGGAGATCAGCCTGGAGCAACGGGAgcag GTGAGCAGCGACGAGATGTGCGAGATCTGCGAGGTGTGGACGGCGGAGAGCCTGTTCCCCTGCAGGGTGTGCACCCGGGTCTACCACGACGGCTGTCTGCGTCGCATGGGCTTCCTGCACAACAGCAGCGCCGTGGAGGTGACGGAGACGGCGCACACCGAGACGGGCTGGAGCTGTTACTACTGC GATAACCTCAACCTCCTGCTGACGGAAGAGGAGATGTACAGCCTGATGGAGACCTTCCAGCAATGCAAGATCATCCCCG AGACCTGCCTGATGCAGGACAGGTTCCTGCACTACAAGCACCTGGTCCACCAGCGCCACTTGGACAGGCCGATGAGCGAGGAGCAGGAGGAGCGAGCTGCCCTGCAGTTCTCCGCGCTGGACCCCGACAAGAAGGGCCACGTCGAGTGGCCGGATTTCCTCTCCCACGAGTCCATCGTGCTGCTGCAGAAACTCCGGCCACAG aaTTCCCTGCTACGGCTACTGACAGCCAAGGAGCGGGAGCGGGCGCGAGCCACCTTCCTGCCCCTCAACCAGGACGGCCAGGGGCTGATCAGTGAGGGCGAGTGCCGGAAAGCCCAGCACGCGTGGTTTCGGAAGCACCAGAAGGAGGCCCCGTCCTGCAATGTCAG CATCAGCCACGTGGGGCCCATGTCGGAGAGCAGCCCAGCCAGCagtggcagcagccagagccaggaGAAGACCCTGCTGGGCACAGAGCAGGAGGAATCCAG GCTTGTCGACTGGCCGACCTTCCTGAAAGAGAGCGTCATCTACATCCTCGCCGCCCGCCCCAACAGCGCCGCCATCCACCTGAAGCCGCTGGCATAG
- the PHF24 gene encoding PHD finger protein 24 isoform X1 — protein MGVLMSRRQTVEQVQKVSLAVSAFKDGLRERPSTKRKAEAWGGRRGTLEHEVREVQEEEEEKPEAAGPSQTQREESHANRAAWERLRDGRGVEPEEFDRANRFTPPAFVRPTRELHDDEPLEISLEQREQVSSDEMCEICEVWTAESLFPCRVCTRVYHDGCLRRMGFLHNSSAVEVTETAHTETGWSCYYCDNLNLLLTEEEMYSLMETFQQCKIIPETCLMQDRFLHYKHLVHQRHLDRPMSEEQEERAALQFSALDPDKKGHVEWPDFLSHESIVLLQKLRPQNSLLRLLTAKERERARATFLPLNQDGQGLISEGECRKAQHAWFRKHQKEAPSCNVSISHVGPMSESSPASSGSSQSQEKTLLGTEQEESSRLVDWPTFLKESVIYILAARPNSAAIHLKPLA, from the exons ATGGGGGTGCTGATGTCCCGGCGCCAGACGGTGGAGCAGGTGCAGAAGGTCAGCCTGGCCGTCTCCGCTTTCAAGGACGGGCTGCGGGAGCGGCCCTCCACCAAGCGCAAGGCGGAGGCGTGGGGCGGGCGCCGGGGGACACTGGAGCACGAGGTGCGggaggtgcaggaggaggaggaagagaagccgGAGGCCGCTGGCCCCTCGCAGACGCAGCGGGAGGAGAGCCATGCCAACCGGGCGGCCTGGGAACGGCTGCGGGACGGACGGGGCGTGGAGCCAGAGGAGTTCGACCGCGCCAACCGCTTCACACCGCCGGCCTTCGTCCGGCCCACGCGCGAGCTGCACGATGACGAGCCGCTGGAGATCAGCCTGGAGCAACGGGAgcag GTGAGCAGCGACGAGATGTGCGAGATCTGCGAGGTGTGGACGGCGGAGAGCCTGTTCCCCTGCAGGGTGTGCACCCGGGTCTACCACGACGGCTGTCTGCGTCGCATGGGCTTCCTGCACAACAGCAGCGCCGTGGAGGTGACGGAGACGGCGCACACCGAGACGGGCTGGAGCTGTTACTACTGC GATAACCTCAACCTCCTGCTGACGGAAGAGGAGATGTACAGCCTGATGGAGACCTTCCAGCAATGCAAGATCATCCCCG AGACCTGCCTGATGCAGGACAGGTTCCTGCACTACAAGCACCTGGTCCACCAGCGCCACTTGGACAGGCCGATGAGCGAGGAGCAGGAGGAGCGAGCTGCCCTGCAGTTCTCCGCGCTGGACCCCGACAAGAAGGGCCACGTCGAGTGGCCGGATTTCCTCTCCCACGAGTCCATCGTGCTGCTGCAGAAACTCCGGCCACAG aaTTCCCTGCTACGGCTACTGACAGCCAAGGAGCGGGAGCGGGCGCGAGCCACCTTCCTGCCCCTCAACCAGGACGGCCAGGGGCTGATCAGTGAGGGCGAGTGCCGGAAAGCCCAGCACGCGTGGTTTCGGAAGCACCAGAAGGAGGCCCCGTCCTGCAATGTCAG CATCAGCCACGTGGGGCCCATGTCGGAGAGCAGCCCAGCCAGCagtggcagcagccagagccaggaGAAGACCCTGCTGGGCACAGAGCAGGAGGAATCCAG CAGGCTTGTCGACTGGCCGACCTTCCTGAAAGAGAGCGTCATCTACATCCTCGCCGCCCGCCCCAACAGCGCCGCCATCCACCTGAAGCCGCTGGCATAG